From Poecilia reticulata strain Guanapo linkage group LG3, Guppy_female_1.0+MT, whole genome shotgun sequence:
TTCCACTGTGGCTTCACTAAACTCTCACTCACTATCTTTTTATGATATACTTCCCAAAACTGTGTCCCACGTTGTGAGCTGCTGGTGTAGTTGCAGAAATGGGAGAAAGAGGAAGCGAGAGCTGCGGTCGGAAGATGGGAAGCTGGGAAAGTGTTGGATTTGGAGAGATGAAAGGAATTTGAACCGCTTCGGTAGTGATCATTTCCTCAGAGTTCAGTTTGTAAACAGAAGCACATGGTTCAGTGCGGAGGCCTTATCGTGAATTGGTTAAGCCGAGTCTTTCTTATCGAAGGAATCGTTTGCAAACTCACACTTTCACTAGACAGATCAAGATTTGTCTGTACAGCACGTTATATTTATAGAGAAACATCCAGAGAtgcagtttgtttctctgttaaAACAAGATAATGTTAGATCTTAAGCACGTGTTGAGCTGTGTAGATGCCTTTCAATTATTAGGTCAATTTGTTTAATTCAGAAtgttttcaagtgtttattttggttaatttaaaGATAACAGCTGATAAATTAGAACATAACTGACACAGATgggaaaaaagcaacagagaTGACTTTCATAGCCAGGTAATAGGCAACTTATTGACATATCCAATTTCAGAGAGTCATTGTGGATAGTGACACTGTTAAAGACAATATCTTGTTGTCACAGTCCCAAGTTGTTAGGAATCACAGCTGcccaaaaggggaaaaagtaagagcaaaaatccttccacTTGCAAGGCATCTAAAATAAGAAGGAATAATCAACCAAACACGCAGCACCTTGACCACAAATATTATGAACTAAGTTAATAAAAAGACCAAATCTGAACTAAAGCGACAGAGTTGCCACCATGAGTAGCACAGTTCTACAGTAATCCATTAGAataagtttaaagttttattatttaacttatctagctaaataatgaatatttatgtacttaattgtttcatattaattgtaatacaatatatattgtggCCTATAGGAAGACTGCTAACCTGGCAGTTGTCCAGGAGAGTGGCTTCACCCTCCATAAGGAGGAGAAATTACAAAAAGCCAAAAGTTCATAGAGTGCTGTACCGAGGTATATTAAGGGAAAGTTTGTTGGAGGGAAAAAATTCTATAGAAACAGGTGTGCAAGCAGTAAGGACAAGTGCAGCTCCAAGAAGCTTGTTAAGCAACAAATTTACTGGTGTCCTGTAATATtagtactgtattttccgcactataaggcgcaccggattataaggcgcaccttcaatgattGGCCTAAAGTTAAGTTCCGTAATTTACCATGATGGGCATGAGATTcctagtttttatttgcttaccataccacacagttcataaaaaaaaataacacgaGAGTGTGagttgatctttaaaaaaaataaaacagacaattacatctgcaaaaacaaatgattattacaatttataatttttctttgtataaTGATAAATTTGGCATATACTAACCCTAGTGATTATTGTGGCAGAgtacaaacaaaacatacatcAAGCATGTCAACATGAATGAATTTAAGAACAAATTCTACAGCATTGTGTGAATACCGTGCAGTAACCACAGAGACTATGTACTGCTATGTTTCTAGGTGATGGATGAGAATTGCAGCGATGCTGTCCTCATCTCAAAGTCCTCCTCTACATCTGATGCTTCTTCCTCTGCTCCAGTACCTGGATGTCCCTTTGAACACCAGCCTCACAGGGTCATAGGTCAGGGTGTCCCAGGAAGTGTCCAACCAAAACAGGTGGATGAGTCCCTCATCCAGGTCATTGAGAAACTCAGCAAGATAGTGGAGCAGCGTCCGCAGAGGCGCTGCCCTCTGGGGGGGCAGAAAAGAGGGAAACATCTGGACTCCTCCGAGGTGAGGTTGAATCCAGGAAGCTCTCCTAACAAGAGGATGAAGAATAGCTGCGACGAGGAGGCGAGAGCAGAAGGTAGTGAAACAGATGGCATTTCTTCTCTTGCTCTGGGTGACAATAACAACAGCATCACTACTGAGCCGAGCGAAATTGCTGGCGGTTCAAGCCACATCGACCTCAAACGGACAGTAACGTGCTACCAGTGCAGCCTTTGTCCCTACCTCTCCCAGACGCTGGCCCAGCTCAGAGAGCACCTGAAGCAGCACAATGAGCAGCACAGCGACCTCATCCTCATGTGCTCCGAGTGTCACTTCACGTCCAGAGaccaggagcagctggaggcaCACGTCAAGCTGCACTTCGACGACAGGGGCGGCACGACGAGAACCTCCATGGAAGAGGAAGGAGTTCTGAAACAGTGTGGGGAGGGGGAGCGGGACAGTGAGGTGAGCAAAAGTTCACTAGATGAGTCAAGCGACCtaccaaagaagaaaaagtggtATAGCTACGAGGAGTACGGTTTGTACCGCTGCTTGATTTGCAGCTACGTGTGCAGCCAGCAGCGAATGCTCAAGACCCACGCCTGGAAGCACGCCGGCCTCGTCGACTGCTCCTACCCCATCTTCGAGGAAGAGGAAGGCGGTACAGCAAGACAAGAGACTCAAGCAGCTACCAACAACATCATACCCCGAGAGGATCTAGTGATCCTGTCTACAGGTCTTCACGATCAAAATTTACAGAAGCTCCCAGCTGCCATCAAATTGCAACTCTGTGTGCCTGTCGCTACTGAGAACCAGCAGGATCAATACAATCCATCGGTCTCGCATTCCAGCGAAGGTTCTGCAACGGCTGCAGATAAAAACGAGGAGGAGGGTTATGCCAACAAAGACGTGAGCTCTGAGGAGCCTGTGGTGGAGGTGCAGGTGACTTTGGAGGGAGATGGCGACATGGAGGTGGACAGGACCCAAGAGAGCAGCTCCATTCCTGACAGCCTGCTGTCGTCAGCCCAGAAGATCATTAACAGCAGTCCGAACAGCGCCGGACACATAAACGTGATCGTAGAGCGCCTTCCGTCAGCCGAAGACACCGTCATGGTGACAAAGCCTCTTCTCCTCAACTCAGATGTGGATAGGGACAAGGGTTTGCTGGCtgtgaaagaggaggaggagcaggaggagaacCCTGCAGGAAGTGTTGGCTGTGTGGATAACTCCACTAACAGTCTTCCAGTAGATGCTGACTGTAAGTCTCCCCTTCATAAAGGTGACACGTCCCTAAGGGATGAAAACATCCCCCCAACTAGCCGCAAGCGAACGCATTCCGAGTCGCTCCGCCTCCACTCTCTGGCTGCAGAGGCTCTTGTTGCTATGCCAATGAGGATGCCAGAGCTGCCCACCTCCAGCCCTAAGGTGACCCTGAGGAGCGCTTTACCCCAGATTCAGAATCAAAGGATCTCGGACGGAACTCAGAGCAAACAGAGGGCGTCGGACGTAGAGAAGACAGCAGCCCTGTTGGAAATGGAGCTTTGCCAGGCCAAACAGGAGGAATTAGGATCCCTGGGCCTTGTGGAGGGTGATGAGGAAGGTCCCACCACTAAAGCTGGAATCAGCCTTTCACTTCTTACCGTCATCGAAAGACTTAGAGAGCGCTCAGACCAGAACATCTCCGATGAAGACATCTTGAAAGAGCTTCAGGATAACGCGCAGTTCCAGAATGGGGCTGTAGCTGCAGCGATCACCAGCAACGGAGCTGAGAGTTACGTGTGTAACATTCCAGGCATTGATGGGCTGGTTGGCCCGGCCGACGGAGGGTTGGTGGATTACAACCCGGGCAACGAGCGGCCGTACCGGTGCCGGCTGTGTCACTACAGCAGTGGCAACAAGGGTTACATTAAACAGCACCTGCGTGTTCATAGACAGAGGGCGCCATACCAGTGTCCCATCTGTGAGCACAAAGCCTCAGACAGTAAGGACCTGGAAAACCACATGATCTACCACTGCAAGAGCAGGATGCACCAGTGCAAATACTGTCCGGATGCCTTCCACTACAAGGTGAGAAGAACTTCCTGCTTCTGTTTCTGCCACGCTCTGTTCACTGACCCGGCCCAGAAACCAGATATAGATGTGTTCAGCTGATATGCTGGCGATAAAACTAGCTTTTTTTGATAAAGTCAGTTACAGCAGATTTTCATACTTCCAGTGTGCCTGCTTTATATCTTTATGTGCAGACGCTAAACGCACAGTTATTAAAAGTTGATTAAAAGGTGACCTACACTGTGACGTTTCATATTCTTCATATTATAACAGAtactgttattttttgtttgggttGTCTAACAGTGAAACAGTTGCAGTGGATATATAAAGTCTTCACATCCCTGTTGACATGGCAAGTTttaatgatgtgaaaaaagagacgagataaataatttaaaatcttttttccacCTGAATGTGACAGCgtaaaaaaacaagagagaatTGACTTATAGTTAGAGCTGAGCATACTTCCCTAGtaaaagagcaagaaaaacattcccaaagcatgatgctatCACCACCTATATTCACTGTTTCTAGTtgtcttttgatttttctttttggaaaaaaaagaggtgttttttgctacatttaggTTGACTTAGATGTTTTTCTTAGTAAGAACAGGCTTCCTCCAACCACATAACTCAGACATCTAAAGATTTTTGGTGATTTCTGCTACATGTTCTACACAGACTGAcattcctgcagctccttctgTGTTACTGTAAGCGACTTTGCAATCTTTTGGTTTTCTTATCTTTTCATCAGTTTTGGAAGGATGTGTGAGTTCTTGCTATTGTTGCTGTTGCGCCATATTTTGTCCTGATTAGgactgtctttattttgttccaTGTTATGCCTGAAGTCTTGGTTGTTAATTTGTACTCTTCTTCAAATTTAGACCCAGTAATGAGATTCCTCTGATGACCTTGAAGATCTTTGCAGATCCCTGCAGTCACACTTGTGCGCCCTTGTGTAAACTTGTGCAATCACATTAACTTTTCTTAgagtttcttttctctcttaaaGGCTTCAGGTTTATTTTCCAGTTGAGTCATTAGACATCTCATGAAAGgtggaaattattcagaaaTCCCTGGTGTTGTAGCAGGGGTGTGTATACTTTTTATATTCGCTGTATCTCAGAGTTGCCTGTATTATTGTACTGCAAACGTGTCACGTTTAGTACTGCATTCCTTAAAATGACAGTAAAACATTCCCGGTTCCAGAGGCACTGATCAAAATATTGTGGCTGATTTCGTAACTCTTATTGGTGTGAAGTCTGCTAAAAGTACAGGTTTTAGCAGACTTCAGTTTCTCTTCAAGAATTAGATTGTTTTATGGTCATTTATACTGAGACTAGATGCAACATCACACTATATGTGTGAGAGCAGACGCTGTACAACAGggctttaaaataatacaacatgAAAACGAGTGCGCTTAGCATGGCTAGCATTATGAAGTGAAGTCTTTGTTTTCCCTTAAGTAGATGCCACACACACTTACAAATGTAGTATGTTCAAACACAGGTTGCATgtatgaaagaataaaaacttatttaaaataaataaataaaaatacacaccaCTTTATCTATTGAAACTCTCGCTGTTCAAAAGTAGCAGCCTGAATGGACAGCTACCTGCCCGCTTGGAAAgaacaaatttgatttaaatggcCTGTTGCTAGGAGTGCACTTagtgcagttttctggccaatcaatcaccaatatttaaaaatcttctcacaataaaatgtgtgtcTTTTAATAGCTGCACTCCTACCTAAGCAAATCTGCTTTAAATTCATTAATTTAGTTCAGGTGAATACAGCTGCAAGCCTTtataaagagcaaaacaaatccAGTACTTATGGCTGAGAATggattatgtttgtttgtttttttttttgtttgcttttaattgcaacaagaaaataatttctaaattgGAAGCGTTTCTTCCAATTTGCAAAGCAATGTGTAAAAGCCTTTCAAGATTTTGCATTAACAATAATTAACACATCATACTGCTTTACTTATTTAATACAGTATTGCAAACTTAGTTTAATGTTAACCATCTAAATCGGCCTGtgattatttttgactttactATTTTGGCTCACGAGACAAAAGTAAAGTACAATAAAACAGCATCTACATCAGTATCGGCCAATTTTTATTGACATGTTTAAACTGATCTGACAAGTAAAACTGGACCAATATTAATGACTGGCGCTTACTTCCATCTTTTTGCCGTTTGTGTTTCAGAAGGGAAGAGGGTGGTGGTTTTTACTCGGTGTTGAAAGAGAGggaattataaaatatatataaaataaccaatattttacatatttgctatCAGAAGTAGCAATATCGGACGTATCCAACATTTCGTTAACAGAAATGTTGGATGTTGGTTTCATGTGTGTGAAAGAGCCTCAGAGTGACTCATAGAGATTTTCTAACAATACAGAGAGGGTATAAACCTAACTGGCTTCCTTACGCTCATTTCTTTGACCAAGTAAATAAATGACCTTATTATCATGTGGAACAAAGTGTAATTCTTAAAGTTCTTTggattgtttaaaataaagtctggGTAGCTGTTCAGATATTAGGATTTGGATGAATTGgcctttttttccacagttagCAGAAAAGCTAATTAGATTCATTCCACAGATTTGGGAACTCAGGCAATAGAAGTTGTAATTGTAACTGATGCCCTACTGTGACGTCTGCACTGCAGATGGTAGATGGGATTTAGACCTATTAAGCCCAATAGTGCACCAGTAGATAACTTATCTGTTGTCATGCCTTTTATTCCAAGTTCCCTAGtttccgtgtgtgtgttttttctaacTAGAGTCAGTTAAGAAATCATGAAAGAGAGCaccacagctgcagcagcgacACGCCATCACCCACAACGGGGACCGACACCATCATCCCAGTGGAAGAATCTGAACGGGGAACAGACGAAGGTAAGAAAGTGAAAAGCTCAGATTTCTAACTCTGTCGCTGAATCTTTGAACATGCACACCTTCTCAGGAGGCTAACAGTATTGtctgcttttgtcttttccttccAGAAGGTGGGGTGCCAAAGATGTACAAATGTGATGTGTGCAACTATACCAGCTCTACTTATGTAGGGGTGAGAAACCACAGGCGGATCCATAACTCTGACAAACCGTATCGGTAAGTTGTTCATGAAAAATAATAGCAGAATAGTAGAAAGTAAACGAGAAATCTATCCAGGCTGCTGTGAGGCTAACCTCTTAACGTCTAAACAGTGGTGGGCACCGCTAACTAGAAGGTTAGCTGCACTAAACCTAAAAGGCTAGTCAAACAGTTAGTTTCTCTAACGCTAAAGCGTTacataaacactttatttatcAAATGCTAATTCTGAAGAGCTAACTCTATCTGTCCTTGAAAGACTACAAACCTCAAATCAATTTGATTTTGACATTATTATTTACATGTTCTATAATGCCCTTATATTTTAGGGCTTTTTTTAgattacaaacaaaaagtacaGTGGCCCAGGAGCAgatttctgctgtaaaaaaaacccagtttttAGAATTGcacatatttacaagaaaaaaaaatattttgatgtgaaaaagtgGCAAATATgcgaggaaaaaaaagcaatcctCCACgacaaaaggtaaaaatttATGATGTTAAAACTAGGACATTATCCGACATTGTAAgaactttgaaagaaaaatagaaatttcCCGAAGCGGAAGATCCAATCTCTTTTTGTGTATCGGAACAACTTGTCACAGGTAAAGACTTGACATGAATGCCTTCTACAGGATCTAGACTACATTTCTGGCTTCATTGTGTCTTACTGTTGACATTTCTGTGTCTTTTTCTGTGAAAGTCCAGTTTAAATGTCTATTAGTTGCAATGCTCCAAAGAACCTTTAGATGGCAGTAACAGTTTGCTAATCAGGATGAAGGTGTCCCCCCCACTCAGAGCTCTCGCTGTGTGTATCACATACACTGTTTGTGATTGGATGTGTTGTTGACCAAAACCACATATATGTGCTCATCagtctaaaaatgaaaaatctactcAGAAACTTGTGTGTGCTGCTTCTGTGAGCCTGTGATTCACAAGACCTTGAGCTGTTCcagacacaaacatttcaacGAGGAGAATGAGAGGGCAGCCATCTTGCTGCCACCTTGCTGGGGTCACATGTGCAGCTTTCTGATTCAAATCAAGTCTTCTGTGTTGGACACACGAAGGCGCTGTAAGGACTGTTTCTCATGCAGAAAATCCTCTCTCCCACTGAATTGAGGAGTAAATGGCCAGAGCAAGAAGC
This genomic window contains:
- the znf507 gene encoding zinc finger protein 507 isoform X2 translates to MDENCSDAVLISKSSSTSDASSSAPVPGCPFEHQPHRVIGQGVPGSVQPKQVDESLIQVIEKLSKIVEQRPQRRCPLGGQKRGKHLDSSEVRLNPGSSPNKRMKNSCDEEARAEGSETDGISSLALGDNNNSITTEPSEIAGGSSHIDLKRTVTCYQCSLCPYLSQTLAQLREHLKQHNEQHSDLILMCSECHFTSRDQEQLEAHVKLHFDDRGGTTRTSMEEEGVLKQCGEGERDSEVSKSSLDESSDLPKKKKWYSYEEYGLYRCLICSYVCSQQRMLKTHAWKHAGLVDCSYPIFEEEEGGTARQETQAATNNIIPREDLVILSTGLHDQNLQKLPAAIKLQLCVPVATENQQDQYNPSVSHSSEGSATAADKNEEEGYANKDVSSEEPVVEVQVTLEGDGDMEVDRTQESSSIPDSLLSSAQKIINSSPNSAGHINVIVERLPSAEDTVMVTKPLLLNSDVDRDKGLLAVKEEEEQEENPAGSVGCVDNSTNSLPVDADCKSPLHKGDTSLRDENIPPTSRKRTHSESLRLHSLAAEALVAMPMRMPELPTSSPKVTLRSALPQIQNQRISDGTQSKQRASDVEKTAALLEMELCQAKQEELGSLGLVEGDEEGPTTKAGISLSLLTVIERLRERSDQNISDEDILKELQDNAQFQNGAVAAAITSNGAESYVCNIPGIDGLVGPADGGLVDYNPGNERPYRCRLCHYSSGNKGYIKQHLRVHRQRAPYQCPICEHKASDSKDLENHMIYHCKSRMHQCKYCPDAFHYKSQLRNHEREHHSCSSDTPSPTTGTDTIIPVEESERGTDEEGGVPKMYKCDVCNYTSSTYVGVRNHRRIHNSDKPYRCCSCDFATTNMNSLKSHMRRHPQEHQAVQLLEQYRCSLCGYVCSHPPSLKSHMWKHAGDQNYNYEQVNKAINEAISQSSRPAGPPTPPPDSTQGKRTGPATTGPPMEYCMLLFCCCICGFESTSKERLMEHMKEHEGDIISIILNKEQQEAEAQAGLQTAE
- the znf507 gene encoding zinc finger protein 507 isoform X1, whose protein sequence is MDENCSDAVLISKSSSTSDASSSAPVPGCPFEHQPHRVIGQGVPGSVQPKQVDESLIQVIEKLSKIVEQRPQRRCPLGGQKRGKHLDSSEVRLNPGSSPNKRMKNSCDEEARAEGSETDGISSLALGDNNNSITTEPSEIAGGSSHIDLKRTVTCYQCSLCPYLSQTLAQLREHLKQHNEQHSDLILMCSECHFTSRDQEQLEAHVKLHFDDRGGTTRTSMEEEGVLKQCGEGERDSEVSKSSLDESSDLPKKKKWYSYEEYGLYRCLICSYVCSQQRMLKTHAWKHAGLVDCSYPIFEEEEGGTARQETQAATNNIIPREDLVILSTGLHDQNLQKLPAAIKLQLCVPVATENQQDQYNPSVSHSSEGSATAADKNEEEGYANKDVSSEEPVVEVQVTLEGDGDMEVDRTQESSSIPDSLLSSAQKIINSSPNSAGHINVIVERLPSAEDTVMVTKPLLLNSDVDRDKGLLAVKEEEEQEENPAGSVGCVDNSTNSLPVDADCKSPLHKGDTSLRDENIPPTSRKRTHSESLRLHSLAAEALVAMPMRMPELPTSSPKVTLRSALPQIQNQRISDGTQSKQRASDVEKTAALLEMELCQAKQEELGSLGLVEGDEEGPTTKAGISLSLLTVIERLRERSDQNISDEDILKELQDNAQFQNGAVAAAITSNGAESYVCNIPGIDGLVGPADGGLVDYNPGNERPYRCRLCHYSSGNKGYIKQHLRVHRQRAPYQCPICEHKASDSKDLENHMIYHCKSRMHQCKYCPDAFHYKSQLRNHEREHHSCSSDTPSPTTGTDTIIPVEESERGTDEEGGVPKMYKCDVCNYTSSTYVGVRNHRRIHNSDKPYRCCSCDFATTNMNSLKSHMRRHPQEHQAVQLLEQYRCSLCGYVCSHPPSLKSHMWKHAGDQNYNYEQVNKAINEAISQSSRVSQRRPAGPESGAECPAVTLPLKEMASCQVDPHPTHASVTKASLPSDSPAGPPTPPPDSTQGKRTGPATTGPPMEYCMLLFCCCICGFESTSKERLMEHMKEHEGDIISIILNKEQQEAEAQAGLQTAE